One Ficedula albicollis isolate OC2 chromosome 15, FicAlb1.5, whole genome shotgun sequence genomic window carries:
- the PPP1CC gene encoding serine/threonine-protein phosphatase PP1-gamma catalytic subunit, with protein sequence MLLNEEVNSFICKDLKVLYGCFLKDLQVQSHVSGGALGLRGCSGHVASAREAEVKNMRAVLPQPQSGVNSPKIPPEATISLTTLKERLNVALGGTVYVTLRLEAVLDLGGLFQPNGFCDSVTATTGSAALRLSRHREAAPPHYFPSRERKDSAMRGSKPGKNVQLQENEIRGLCLKSREIFLSQPILLELEAPLKICGDIHGQYYDLLRLFEYGGFPPESNYLFLGDYVDRGKQSLETICLLLAYKIKYPENFFLLRGNHECASINRIYGFYDECKRRYNIKLWKTFTDCFNCLPIAAIVDEKIFCCHGGLSPDLQSMEQIRRIMRPTDVPDQGLLCDLLWSDPDKDVLGWGENDRGVSFTFGAEVVAKFLHKHDLDLICRAHQVVEDGYEFFAKRQLVTLFSAPNYCGEFDNAGAMMSVDETLMCSFQILKPAEKKKPNSSRPVTPPRGMITKQAKK encoded by the exons ATGCTTTTGAACGAGGAGGTTAATTCCTTCATCTGCAAGGACTTGAAAGTGCTGTATGGTTGTTTCTTGAAGGATTTGCAGGTGCAGAGCCACGTGTCTGGAGGTGCTctggggctgaggggctgctcAGGACACGTTGCCTCAGCCCGTGAGGCAGAGGTGAAGAACATGAGGgctgtgctcccccagccccaaagtGGGGtgaacagccccaaaatcccacccgAAGCCACCATCTCCCTCACGA CGCTCAAGGAACGACTGAATGTGGCCCTTGGTGGCACGGTCTATGTGACATTGCGTTTAGAGGCGGTACTCGATCtcggaggtcttttccaaccgAATGGATTCTGCGATTCCGTTACCGCCACCACTGGTTCCGCCGCTCTGCGACTGTCGCGACACCGGGAGGCGGCACCGCCGCACTACTTCCCGTCCCGGGAGCGGAAGGATTCCGCAA TGCGAGGatcaaaaccagggaaaaacGTCCAGCTTCAAGAGAATGAAATTAGAGGACTGTGCTTGAAATCCAGAGAAATCTTCCTGAGTCAGCCTATTCTACTAGAACTTGAAGCTCCACTGAAAATCTGTG GGGACATCCATGGACAATACTATGACTTGCTCCGACTCTTTGAATATGGGGGTTTTCCACCAGAAAGCAACTACCTGTTCCTTGGCGATTATGTTGACAGAGGAAAACAGTCTTTAGAAACCATTTGTCTTCTATTGGCCTACAAAATTAAATACCCTgagaattttttcctcctccgAGGGAACCACGAATGTGCCAGCATCAATAGAATTTATGGGTTTTATGATGAAT GTAAGAGAAGATACAATATTAAACTGTGGAAAACCTTCACAGACTGTTTTAACTGTTTACCAATTGCAGCTATTGTGGAtgagaaaatattctgctgtcACGGGG GTTTGTCACCAGACCTGCAGTCCATGGAGCAGATCAGACGAATCATGCGCCCCACGGACGTACCCGACCAAGGTCTCCTGTGTGATCTGCTGTGGTCTGACCCTGACAAGGATGTCTTGGGCTGGGGTGAAAATGACAGAGGAGTGTCCTTCACTTTTGGTGCTGAAGTGGTTGCTAAGTTTCTCCATAAACATGATTTGGATCTCATATGTAGAGCTCATcag GTGGTTGAAGATGGATATGAGTTTTTTGCAAAAAGACAGTTGGTAACTCTCTTTTCTGCCCCAAATTACTGTGGAGAATTTGATAACGCGGGTGCCATGATGAGCGTGGATGAAACACTAATGTGCTCTTTCCAG
- the CCDC63 gene encoding coiled-coil domain-containing protein 63, with product MKKREVSADLELSEKEKEERAKVEIRHLQTHFHHEVHKRKFYDDDIWRQMKAQEKAIDDLKQEHRHVTLMLRQIYSPSNVIVENRNRMKIQNLLQIRMYNDALIRERKAVLADLSKQVVELEKKIVKQRDTTWRVWEAKSHKQLQKKIELLEMHLNHVTVRYNTIMTRNNQLREETVSMQIQKAIYDNSYWKLEERLAQQNSLLNAAIEQATEDYEQWMEDLGRISDIRGVRYRETIQYNIRLLERKCVLHQETRLKNFFLAKCTDLSALKEEARKREAFEAAERAKRSQKESYEVAYKRLLELSDGDIDNFLEDFLEKDRRFFILFSYAIRLNVRNEGLRQRIQEIQDDMMSITTEREQVETTRSDTLQQLEAKITETAEEANMYENKCKESSSLLGQLQSRVETLLKDMDCDTSVIVKPLGESLMPIFGPVENKVKELLMRECVLRYTSVDRTLRSQAFSSPLQGTSNLLWVMDRAKLCPAPPDLETTDPKTEEEPLDWVQLRQLVLQRQQEVQERPPSPSKRRRRPGSKSPPQTGTN from the exons ATGAAG AAGAGAGAAGTCTCAGCAGACCTGGAGCTCtctgaaaaggagaaggaagaaagggcTAAAGTGGAGATCAGGCACCTGCAGACCCATTTCCATCATGAGGTGCACAAGAGGAAATTCTACGATGACGATATCTGGCGGCAAATGAAGGCTCAGGA aaaagcaaTAGATGATCTGAAGCAAGAACACAGACATGTGACATTAATGCTGAGGCAGATCTATTCCCCCAGTAATGTGattgtggaaaacagaaatcGTATGAAGATCCAAAACCTTTTGCAGATCAGAATGTACAATGACGCCCTgatcagagaaagaaaagctgtgttaGCTGACCTGTCCAAGCAG gtcgtagagctggaaaaaaagataGTGAAGCAAAGAGACACAACCTGGAGGGTGTGGGAAGCAAAGAGTCACAAACAGCTGCAGAAGAAGATTGAATTACTGGAGATGCATCTAAATCAT GTCACTGTTCGGTACAACACCATCATGACCCGAAACAACCAGCTCCGAGAGGAGACTGTGAGCATGCAAATCCAGAAAGCCATTTATGACAACTCCTACTGGAAGCTGGAAGAAAGGCTGGCTCAGCAGAACAGCCTGCTGAACGCTGCTATCGAGCAAGCCACGGAAGACTACGAGCAGTG gaTGGAGGATCTGGGGCGGATCTCAGATATTCGGGGTGTGCGCTACAGAGAAACCATCCAGTACAACAtcaggctgctggagaggaagTGTGTCCTTCACCAGGAGACCAGgctgaagaactttttcctggCCAAATGTACAGATCTCTCTGCATTGAAGGAAGAGGCCAGAAAGAGAGAAG CCTTTGAGGCAGCTGAGAGGGCCAAAAGGAGCCAAAAGGAGAGCTATGAGGTGGCCTACAAGCGTCTGCTGGAGCTGTCGGATGGAGACATCGACAATTTCTTGGAGGACTTTCTTGAGAAGGACAGGAGATTCTTCATCCTCTTCAGCTATGCCATTAGGCTGAACGTCAGGAATGAGGGGCTCAGGCAGAGGATCCAGGAGATCCAG GATGACATGATGTCCATCACCACAGAGAGGGAGCAAGTGGAGACAACCCGGAGTgacaccctgcagcagctggag GCAAAAATAACAGAGACCGCTGAGGAAGCCAACATGTATGAGAACAAAtgcaaggagagcagcagcctcctgggaCAGCTCCAATCTCGTGTGGAGACCCTCCTGAAGGACATGGACTGTGACACCTCAGTGATAGTGAAGCCTCTTGGGGAGAGCTTGATGCCAATTTTTG GCCCCGTGGAGAACaaggtgaaggagctgctgatgAGGGAGTGCGTGCTGCGCTACACCTCCGTGGATCGCACCCTGCGCTCCCAGGCCTTCAGCAGCCCCCTGCAGGGAACCTCCAACCTGCTCTGGGTCATGGACAGGGCCAAGCTCTGCCCGGCCCCCCCGGACCTGGAGACCACCGACCCCAAAACCG AGGAAGAGCCGCTGGACTGGGTTCAGCTGCGTCAGCTCGTtctccagaggcagcaggaggtgcaggaaaggccccccagccccagcaagaggaggaggagaccGGGATCGAAGAGCCCACCACAGACAGGGACGAATTAA
- the MYL2 gene encoding myosin regulatory light chain 2, ventricular/cardiac muscle isoform translates to MAPKKAKKRIEGANSNVFSMFEQAQIQEFKEAFTIMDQNRDGFIDKADLRDTFAALGRLNVKNEEIDEMIKEAPGPINFTVFLTMFGEKLKGADPEETILNAFKVFDPEGKGLKSAYIKEMLMTQGERFSQEEIDQMFAAFPPDMSGNLDYKNLVHVITHGEEKD, encoded by the exons GCACCCAAGAAAGCCAAGAAGAGGATTGAGGGTGCTAATTCCAATGTCTTCTCCATGTTCGAGCAGGCCCAGATCCAGGAATTCAAGGAG GCCTTCACCATCATGGACCAGAACCGGGATGGCTTCATCGACAAGGCAGATCTGAGAGACACCTTTGCTGCCCTTG ggcGCCTGAATGTGAAGAACGAGGAGATCGATGAGATGATAAAGGAGGCACCCGGCCCCATCAACTTCACCGTGTTCCTCACCATGTTTGGGGAGAAGCTCAAGG GTGCAGACCCAGAGGAGACAATCCTGAATGCATTCAAGGTGTTTGATCCAGAGGGGAAAGGCCTGAAATCTGCCTA CATCAAAGAAATGCTGATGACACAGGGGGAGAGGTTTTCCCAGGAAGAG ATCGATCAGATGTTCGCTGCCTTCCCTCCGGACATGTCTGGCAACCTGGATTACAAGAACCTGGTCCATGTCATCACTCACGGTGAAGAGAAGGACTAG